DNA from Microvirga ossetica:
CGGCCTCTTGGGCGTGATCCTGCTCATCCTCATCATCCTGCTGCTGATGGGACGGCTGTAACGGTCTGGCGAGACCGCTGGAACGAAAGAGGGCGGCCTTGAGCCGCCCTTTTTGCACAAATCGAGGCTATGGGAAATCTGCAACCTATTCGTTATTTGCAATTGCTTCCCATGTTATTGTTCTAAAAATTGCAGCTGTCGCAGAAACAAGCATCATTATCGAATAGATAAACAACAAGAAGACAAAACCTTTAAAGCATTGATACAAAATAAATAGTGGATAGTCGATATACCTTAATGCATCCATCTTGGTGAAAATTCTAACCAATGTTGCCCCTAAGCCGCTATATGATATGATTCCAAAAATCAGCGTTAGTGCCTGAACCATAATAAAATGCATGAACGTCGCTGATAGTTCTTCAGCTGGGGTAAATTTATCGCCTTCTTCTCTCTCAAACATGAATGGACCAATTTTCCCCTGGAACGACGAAAATAATATAGCAAAAGCTCCAATCGAGAAGCCAAGTAGATTGGGCATTATTTGTACTATCAACTCTTTCCATCGCGATCCATCCTGCCATACTTGGAGGCAAATGAAGGTTATAATTGTCGATAATTGAAAATAAGGACTGCAAAATACGGCTCTCCAGCCGCCATAAGCGGTGAAATACTCCTTGATAACGGTCCACGCCCCTTTGTAGTGTTTCATATTCTTGGCTCAAAAATTCCTAATCGAGGTTATAAAAGCCTGGTTATTAGATATCACGTCTGGATCATACGATACTGTCTCAATCGCGGGGTATGAGCGTGTAGAGCGCGTGACGCTTGCTCCATTCTCATCGCGTCCAGTCGCCGAGACTTCGCCGTTAATCGTAGCAACTTTGGCAAGTGCAAGCGTATCTTCATCTGGGTCGAATGTTTCTCCAGGCGCCGCTTGTAGCGTTTCAGTTAGAGATGATGCTCGCTGCCTTCTCAATCTGTCGCGCATTCTTCGATCTAAATCTTGGTGATCGTCCGGGTTTGGTCGTTGTATGCGAATTGCTAGTTTTTTTAGATCAAGACCAGAAAGTATCTTATCAATACTTTCCCGACGTGAAACAAGATTCACATAGACTGGGCCATATTTCTCAAACAGTTCTCTTTGAGTGAGCAGGATTGCAAAAAACCTCTCGACTTCTGTTGGAGCAATAGACCCGTCAGGTCCTTTGATCTCAAAGAAGAGCTGATGCTTTTGTGAGTCGAAGAAAAAAAGGAAGGGCACGAAATTTGGGCGCAGGTAGGTAATTACCCAGGCCCTTGCGCAAAGCGGGTTTCGCTGATTCCCTGTTGTCATGGGCCGCAGCGATCTTGAGCGTCTGAGCAAGGAAGAGCTGATCGAGCTGGTGCTGCGACTGCAGCGGCCGCAAAGACCTCACGCACATCCTCCAAGCCGCCCTCGACCGATCGCAAAGAGCAGCGCGAGCGCTCCAAACCGGGCGGAGCCAAGCCCGGTCACGAAGGCCACAGCCGGATCATCAGCGCCACGCCGGATGAGGTGGTCGAGCACCGTCCTGACCGGTGCTCGTGCTGTTCGGCTGTCCTGATGGCGGATTGGCCGGCGGAGACGATCAGCATCCACGAGCAGATCGAGCTGCCGGAGGTGGCGCCCCGTGTCACCCAGCATCGGCGCCTGGCGGTGCGCTGC
Protein-coding regions in this window:
- a CDS encoding DUF4747 family protein yields the protein MTTGNQRNPLCARAWVITYLRPNFVPFLFFFDSQKHQLFFEIKGPDGSIAPTEVERFFAILLTQRELFEKYGPVYVNLVSRRESIDKILSGLDLKKLAIRIQRPNPDDHQDLDRRMRDRLRRQRASSLTETLQAAPGETFDPDEDTLALAKVATINGEVSATGRDENGASVTRSTRSYPAIETVSYDPDVISNNQAFITSIRNF